In one Bacillus sp. PK3_68 genomic region, the following are encoded:
- a CDS encoding helix-turn-helix domain-containing protein: MSEQNELNCSQYKDKTTICDNFHHTIEFIGKRWMGVIIYTLLKGPKRYHELLNEIPGISDRLLTERLRELENERLVVKKTFESSPRKVIYELTPIGKELEDVITAVMRWVSKASQ, encoded by the coding sequence ATGAGCGAACAAAATGAGTTGAATTGTTCTCAGTACAAAGATAAGACCACTATTTGCGATAACTTTCACCACACGATCGAGTTCATCGGAAAGCGCTGGATGGGAGTCATTATTTATACACTGCTGAAAGGCCCTAAACGGTATCACGAATTATTAAACGAAATCCCCGGCATTTCTGATCGGCTCCTTACAGAACGACTGCGCGAGCTAGAAAATGAGAGACTAGTTGTGAAGAAAACATTTGAATCCTCCCCAAGAAAAGTGATCTATGAACTAACCCCAATCGGCAAAGAACTAGAAGATGTCATTACTGCTGTTATGCGCTGGGTTAGTAAAGCTTCTCAGTGA
- a CDS encoding nuclease-related domain-containing protein — MIVKKRDKPLKILKLEALLRRLPSDHPYIYKIKKDLAKSYAGYRGEKSLDYYFKILPERNYFIFHDIRLPFKKGLFFQLDTLILTPYFFLILEVKNISGILTFDQTFHQLIRTLNETEEAFPDPILQVQRQASQFMSWLSTVNFPTVPLDTLVVISNSSSVIKSAPANKVIRPDMIFDTMQKLYNLYPDRVKNVKELQKLSILLLESNTECNQDVLKLYNIDQLDILPGVYCDYCKALSMIRSRGGWVCRICGQLSRQAHIQALIDYYLLLGETITNQQFRRFLSFSSISVATKLLAELKLEHKGVWKSRAYYLQGLNRHLKRD; from the coding sequence TTGATTGTTAAAAAGAGAGACAAACCATTGAAAATTTTAAAATTGGAGGCGTTGCTAAGAAGACTTCCATCAGATCATCCTTATATCTATAAAATCAAGAAGGATCTGGCAAAGAGCTATGCAGGATATCGTGGAGAGAAGTCTTTAGATTACTATTTCAAGATTTTGCCGGAGCGAAACTATTTTATTTTTCATGATATTAGGCTTCCCTTTAAAAAAGGGCTGTTTTTTCAATTAGATACACTAATTTTAACCCCTTATTTCTTCTTAATCCTCGAGGTGAAAAACATTTCTGGAATTCTCACTTTTGATCAAACCTTCCACCAGCTTATTCGAACACTTAATGAAACAGAGGAAGCATTTCCAGATCCTATTCTCCAAGTGCAAAGACAAGCTTCACAGTTCATGTCATGGCTGTCAACTGTCAACTTTCCAACTGTTCCTCTTGATACTTTAGTGGTTATCAGCAACTCTTCATCCGTTATCAAATCTGCTCCCGCAAATAAAGTAATCCGTCCAGATATGATATTTGATACAATGCAAAAATTATATAATTTGTATCCTGATAGAGTAAAAAACGTAAAAGAACTTCAAAAACTCTCCATTCTCCTATTGGAAAGTAACACCGAATGTAACCAAGATGTATTAAAGCTCTATAACATTGATCAATTGGATATACTGCCAGGTGTTTATTGTGATTATTGTAAAGCTCTTTCCATGATAAGAAGCAGGGGAGGATGGGTTTGTCGAATTTGTGGACAGCTGTCCCGGCAAGCTCATATTCAGGCATTAATAGATTATTACTTACTTCTCGGAGAAACGATCACTAATCAGCAGTTTCGGCGTTTTCTAAGTTTTTCTTCTATTTCTGTTGCAACAAAATTACTAGCTGAATTAAAACTTGAGCATAAGGGGGTATGGAAAAGCCGGGCCTACTATTTACAGGGTCTGAATCGGCATTTAAAAAGGGACTAA
- the smpB gene encoding SsrA-binding protein SmpB — protein MPKGEGKVVAQNKKARHDFFIEETFEAGIVLQGTEIKSIRAGRVNLKDAFARIQKGEVFVYNMHISPYEQGNRYNHDPLRTRKLLLHRKQIDKLIGETKEAGYSIVPLKMYLKDGYAKLLIGLAKGKKKFDKREDLKKKEAKRDVERAFRERQKG, from the coding sequence ATGCCAAAGGGAGAAGGAAAAGTAGTTGCGCAAAATAAAAAAGCGCGCCATGATTTTTTTATCGAAGAAACGTTTGAAGCGGGGATCGTACTTCAAGGAACGGAAATTAAGTCAATCCGTGCTGGAAGAGTAAATTTAAAAGACGCGTTTGCCCGCATTCAAAAAGGGGAAGTGTTTGTATATAACATGCATATCAGTCCCTATGAGCAGGGAAACCGCTATAATCATGACCCGCTCAGAACGAGAAAGCTGTTATTGCACCGCAAACAGATTGATAAGCTCATTGGGGAAACAAAGGAAGCAGGTTATTCAATTGTCCCGCTGAAAATGTATTTAAAAGACGGTTACGCCAAGCTGCTAATCGGTCTGGCTAAAGGGAAGAAGAAGTTTGACAAGCGGGAAGACTTGAAGAAGAAAGAAGCAAAGCGCGATGTAGAGCGCGCGTTTAGAGAGCGGCAGAAAGGGTAA
- the rnr gene encoding ribonuclease R has translation MDQQNELVDRLLTYMKEESYKPLTVKELEEMMQIEDSAEFKDFVKALVYMEEKGLVVRTRANRYGLPEKMNLVRGKISGHSKGFAFLVPEEQGMDDIFIPPHETNGALNGDIALVRVTSETSGSRREGTVVRILERGKTEIVGTYTDSKHFGFVIPDDKKFASDIFIPKEAAHGAIEGHKVVVKITSYPDGRKSAEGEVIQILGHKNDPGVDIISIIYKHGLPQEFPEEVMEQANAVPETISEKEIEGRRDLREETIVTIDGADAKDLDDAVTVTKLDNGNYKLGVHIADVSYYVTEGSPIDEEAYERGTSVYLVDRVIPMIPHRLSNGICSLNPKVDRLTLSCEMEINSSGEVVSHEIFQSVIKTTERMTYSDVNDILVDKNEELRSKYAPLVPLFEDMEELAAILHKKREKRGAIDFDFKESKVIVDEDGKPVDVVLRERSVAERLIEEFMLAANETVAEHFHWMDVPFIYRIHEDPKEDKLQRFFEFITNFGLVVKGTSNSVHPRALQEVLEAIQGKPEEVIISTVMLRSMQQAKYYDESLGHFGLSTDYYTHFTSPIRRYPDLIVHRLIRTYLIEKQVDPATQAKWEARLPEIAEHTSNMERRAVDAERDTDELKKAEFMLDKIGEEFDGIISSVTNFGMFVELENTIEGLIHVSYMTDDYYRYDEQQFAMIGERTGNVFRIGDQITVRVRDVNKDEQSIDFEIVGMKNIRKRPAVQTKTINGKSQSKKASGPQGNSDEGAGGEWTNQPPNKKKKRGKYYEGVAKKQAKKRRRNKG, from the coding sequence ATGGATCAGCAAAATGAGCTTGTTGACAGATTATTGACATATATGAAGGAAGAGTCCTACAAGCCGCTCACTGTTAAAGAGCTGGAAGAGATGATGCAAATTGAAGATTCTGCTGAGTTTAAAGATTTTGTGAAGGCTCTTGTATATATGGAAGAAAAGGGATTGGTCGTTCGGACCAGAGCGAATCGCTACGGGCTTCCTGAAAAAATGAATTTAGTACGCGGTAAAATTTCCGGACATTCAAAAGGCTTTGCTTTTTTAGTGCCCGAAGAACAAGGAATGGACGATATATTTATTCCTCCGCATGAAACAAATGGCGCATTAAATGGCGACATTGCGCTTGTGAGGGTGACTTCGGAAACGAGCGGATCACGACGAGAAGGGACGGTTGTCCGCATTCTTGAGCGTGGAAAAACAGAGATTGTTGGTACATACACTGACAGTAAGCATTTTGGTTTTGTCATCCCCGATGATAAAAAGTTTGCGAGTGATATTTTCATTCCGAAGGAGGCTGCTCACGGGGCAATTGAGGGCCACAAAGTGGTTGTGAAAATTACTTCTTATCCGGATGGGCGTAAAAGTGCTGAAGGGGAAGTCATACAGATTCTTGGCCACAAAAATGACCCGGGTGTAGATATTATTTCAATTATTTATAAGCATGGCTTGCCACAGGAATTCCCTGAGGAAGTGATGGAACAGGCAAATGCTGTACCGGAAACAATTAGCGAAAAAGAGATAGAAGGCCGACGGGATTTGCGCGAAGAAACGATTGTCACGATTGACGGCGCCGATGCGAAAGATTTAGACGATGCCGTGACTGTGACAAAGCTCGATAATGGAAACTATAAGCTCGGCGTTCATATTGCTGATGTCAGTTATTATGTGACAGAAGGTTCTCCCATCGATGAGGAGGCGTATGAGCGAGGTACGAGTGTTTACCTCGTTGACCGCGTCATCCCAATGATCCCACATCGTCTTTCTAATGGTATTTGCTCACTGAACCCAAAAGTGGACCGGCTGACACTCTCGTGTGAGATGGAGATTAACTCATCCGGCGAAGTCGTAAGCCACGAAATTTTCCAAAGTGTGATTAAGACAACTGAGCGAATGACGTATAGTGATGTAAATGATATTCTTGTTGATAAAAATGAAGAACTGCGGTCGAAGTATGCACCGCTTGTACCATTATTTGAAGACATGGAAGAGCTGGCGGCTATCTTGCATAAGAAGCGGGAGAAGCGTGGTGCCATTGATTTTGACTTTAAAGAATCGAAAGTCATTGTTGATGAAGACGGCAAGCCGGTGGATGTCGTGCTGCGTGAGCGGTCCGTTGCCGAGCGGTTAATTGAAGAATTCATGCTGGCAGCGAATGAAACAGTAGCCGAACATTTTCATTGGATGGATGTACCGTTCATTTATCGGATCCATGAAGATCCGAAAGAAGATAAGCTGCAGCGTTTCTTTGAATTCATTACGAACTTCGGATTAGTTGTCAAAGGCACGTCTAACTCTGTACATCCGCGCGCTTTGCAGGAAGTGCTTGAGGCGATCCAAGGCAAACCGGAAGAAGTAATCATTTCTACCGTTATGCTTCGTTCCATGCAGCAGGCGAAATACTATGATGAAAGCCTAGGGCATTTTGGATTATCGACAGATTATTATACGCACTTCACTTCACCCATTCGACGTTACCCGGATTTAATTGTGCACCGTCTAATCCGTACGTATTTAATTGAGAAGCAGGTGGATCCGGCTACTCAGGCAAAGTGGGAAGCACGCCTGCCGGAAATTGCCGAACATACATCGAACATGGAGCGCCGGGCTGTGGATGCCGAACGTGACACAGATGAACTGAAAAAAGCAGAATTCATGCTGGATAAAATTGGGGAAGAGTTTGACGGCATTATTAGTTCTGTCACCAACTTTGGGATGTTTGTTGAGTTGGAAAACACCATCGAAGGCTTGATCCATGTCTCTTATATGACGGATGATTACTATCGCTATGATGAACAGCAATTTGCTATGATTGGTGAGCGGACGGGAAATGTTTTCCGCATCGGCGATCAAATTACCGTCAGAGTGAGAGATGTAAATAAGGACGAACAATCCATTGACTTTGAGATTGTTGGCATGAAAAATATAAGAAAACGTCCTGCTGTTCAGACAAAAACGATTAATGGAAAATCACAAAGCAAAAAAGCAAGCGGCCCGCAAGGCAACAGCGATGAAGGAGCGGGCGGCGAATGGACGAATCAGCCGCCAAACAAAAAGAAAAAACGCGGTAAATATTATGAAGGCGTAGCAAAAAAACAAGCGAAGAAAAGACGCCGGAATAAAGGATAA
- a CDS encoding carboxylesterase: protein MKLRLPKPFTFEAGKRAVLLLHGFTGNSSDVRMLGRFLQKKGYTSHAPHYKGHGVPPEELVHTGPQDWWQDVMDGYEHLKNLGYEEIAVAGLSLGGVFSLKLGYTVPVKGIVTMCAPMYIKSEEVMYQGVLDYARQFKKFEGKSEEVIEQEIEAFKKTPMNTLKALQNLISDVRDHIDMIYAPAFVVQARHDEMINPESANIIYDEIESTMKEIKWYEESGHVITIDKEKEQLHEDIYDFLEKLNWND, encoded by the coding sequence ATGAAATTACGTTTGCCGAAACCATTTACGTTTGAAGCTGGAAAGCGGGCGGTGCTTTTGCTTCATGGGTTCACGGGGAACTCTTCCGACGTGCGAATGCTCGGGCGCTTTTTGCAAAAGAAGGGATATACATCGCATGCTCCGCATTATAAAGGGCATGGAGTTCCGCCGGAGGAGCTTGTTCATACTGGTCCGCAAGACTGGTGGCAGGATGTGATGGATGGCTATGAGCATCTAAAAAATCTTGGCTATGAGGAAATTGCTGTGGCTGGCTTGTCCCTCGGCGGGGTATTTTCTTTAAAGCTCGGCTATACTGTTCCTGTGAAAGGAATTGTGACGATGTGCGCGCCGATGTACATTAAAAGTGAAGAAGTGATGTACCAGGGGGTTTTAGATTACGCCCGCCAATTTAAGAAGTTTGAAGGGAAATCGGAAGAGGTAATTGAACAAGAAATAGAGGCGTTCAAAAAAACACCGATGAACACGTTAAAAGCACTGCAAAACCTCATTTCGGATGTGCGTGATCATATCGATATGATTTATGCGCCCGCCTTCGTCGTTCAGGCTCGCCACGATGAGATGATTAATCCGGAAAGTGCCAACATCATTTACGATGAAATTGAGTCAACAATGAAGGAAATTAAGTGGTATGAAGAGTCAGGCCATGTGATTACCATTGATAAAGAAAAAGAACAACTGCACGAGGATATTTACGACTTCCTGGAAAAGCTGAACTGGAACGACTAA
- a CDS encoding TetR/AcrR family transcriptional regulator encodes MTKDKIIAIAIALFAKNGYEGTTLAEIAKGVGIQKPSIYNHFKNKEEIFLTIYKKILWSHIEDVRRLMERIKEETSEEQLRQIMLLTAQDYIDDEEKTTFLRRAVVFPPESLKELVNEEFLLSEEALSAILRSIFTQGIEAKEIREENIEDLIIAYYCLLDGIFIELSFYGAEKMVPRLQNIWKIFWAGISN; translated from the coding sequence ATGACAAAAGATAAAATTATCGCTATAGCGATTGCGCTGTTTGCTAAGAACGGATATGAAGGCACGACCTTAGCAGAGATTGCCAAGGGAGTGGGAATTCAAAAGCCGTCCATCTATAACCACTTTAAAAATAAAGAAGAGATATTTTTAACGATTTATAAGAAAATTTTGTGGAGTCATATTGAGGATGTAAGGCGGCTGATGGAGCGTATAAAAGAAGAGACGTCTGAAGAACAACTGAGACAAATTATGCTGTTAACGGCGCAAGATTACATAGATGATGAGGAAAAAACTACTTTTTTGAGAAGAGCAGTAGTCTTTCCGCCAGAGTCACTGAAAGAGCTTGTAAATGAGGAGTTTTTGTTATCGGAGGAAGCCTTGTCCGCTATTTTGCGCTCAATTTTCACACAAGGAATAGAAGCGAAAGAAATTCGTGAAGAAAACATAGAAGATTTAATCATTGCTTATTATTGTTTGCTTGATGGCATTTTCATTGAGCTGTCTTTTTACGGAGCAGAAAAGATGGTCCCAAGACTCCAAAATATATGGAAGATTTTTTGGGCCGGTATAAGCAATTAA
- a CDS encoding amidohydrolase: protein MLNKQKEADIVLSSEAIFTGLESNPQPGAIAIINNKIVAVGSKEELRPFIGANTKVLDYGSQLIMPGFHDFHLHAMMGSLALQCVNLFDARSEEEAVEMVRQYAEQHPDEPWIIGFMWDSSYWEDKRLPSRFSLDRVFPDRPVVLFHAEGHYSWVNSKALEVANINKDTKNPSYGTVEKDDNGEPTGILIEEASSLVTEYAYDLPKNKKASLFRNFLKEAASYGVTSINNLYGTETLSKLDDFELFREFEENDELTVRMHLFPQLDGNIAHAKQLREKYQSAKLRVAGLKQFIDGVVTSRTAYMLQPYADQPDTCGHAAFPSDQIKDWVIEADKEEFSIRFHAIGDGAIRLALDTFEEAQKVNGARDSRHAIEHIEVIDRNDVSRFSSLGVIASMQPDHMALSERGVYTERIGKEREKDVFIINTLQKSGAQLALGTDFPIDSLNPMLQIYRAVSRIDSGGKNVWNPDERITVSEALRAYTYGSAFGTFREHELGTLEAGKLADIAILDRNIFDVPVEEILDTKVEMTIIDGEIVYSKQEQPSFN from the coding sequence ATGTTGAATAAGCAAAAAGAAGCGGATATTGTTCTTAGCAGTGAGGCTATATTTACAGGGCTTGAAAGCAACCCGCAGCCAGGGGCGATTGCCATTATTAATAATAAAATTGTAGCAGTCGGTTCGAAAGAAGAGCTGCGTCCATTTATTGGAGCAAACACAAAGGTGCTTGACTATGGAAGCCAATTAATTATGCCTGGTTTTCATGATTTTCATTTGCATGCGATGATGGGAAGTCTTGCATTGCAATGTGTGAACCTTTTTGATGCACGCTCGGAAGAGGAAGCGGTCGAAATGGTACGGCAGTATGCAGAACAGCATCCGGATGAACCTTGGATTATTGGTTTTATGTGGGATTCTAGCTATTGGGAGGACAAAAGGCTGCCGAGCCGTTTCTCCCTGGATCGGGTATTCCCGGACCGGCCAGTTGTATTATTTCATGCGGAGGGCCATTACTCATGGGTAAACAGCAAAGCATTGGAGGTTGCCAATATTAATAAGGATACGAAAAATCCTTCTTACGGAACCGTTGAAAAAGATGATAATGGGGAACCGACGGGCATATTAATTGAAGAAGCTTCTTCATTGGTAACGGAATATGCCTATGATCTTCCGAAAAATAAAAAAGCTAGTTTATTTAGAAATTTTCTTAAAGAAGCAGCTAGTTACGGGGTTACATCCATCAATAATTTGTATGGAACAGAAACATTGAGCAAGCTGGATGATTTTGAACTGTTCCGGGAATTTGAAGAGAATGACGAACTAACTGTGCGCATGCATCTTTTTCCACAGCTTGATGGCAACATTGCGCATGCGAAACAACTGAGGGAGAAATATCAGTCAGCCAAATTACGGGTTGCTGGATTAAAGCAGTTCATTGATGGGGTGGTGACGAGCCGGACGGCTTACATGCTCCAGCCTTACGCGGATCAGCCGGACACTTGTGGACATGCAGCTTTCCCTTCAGACCAAATAAAAGATTGGGTCATCGAGGCGGATAAAGAGGAATTTAGCATTCGTTTTCATGCTATCGGGGATGGGGCTATCCGTTTAGCTCTAGATACGTTCGAAGAAGCACAAAAAGTGAATGGAGCAAGGGATTCCCGCCATGCGATTGAACATATAGAAGTCATTGACAGAAATGACGTTTCCCGCTTTTCTTCATTAGGAGTAATCGCTTCTATGCAGCCGGATCACATGGCTTTATCTGAGCGTGGGGTCTATACGGAACGAATTGGCAAAGAGCGAGAGAAGGATGTTTTCATTATTAATACGCTGCAAAAATCAGGAGCACAGCTTGCCTTAGGAACTGACTTTCCGATTGATTCCTTAAATCCCATGTTGCAAATATATCGGGCTGTGTCGAGAATTGACAGCGGTGGAAAAAATGTATGGAATCCTGATGAGCGGATTACTGTATCTGAAGCTCTGCGTGCATATACGTACGGTTCAGCATTTGGCACATTTAGAGAGCATGAATTAGGAACGCTTGAAGCGGGAAAGCTGGCTGATATTGCCATTCTGGACAGAAATATTTTTGATGTGCCTGTAGAAGAAATTCTTGATACGAAAGTGGAAATGACGATCATTGACGGAGAAATTGTTTACTCTAAACAAGAACAACCATCTTTCAATTAA